The sequence ATTTTTTGCATAGGATTTAATTGAGGCATatatttttgtaatgaaaatgaGGCCCATTTTTCAGTGGATCCAGAATAGTCTTCATGCTATTTTGATCTATGCCAGGGAAATTCTCAGCTGGACTGTTACGACGGCTTTACACCTTTGCACCACCAGAGCAGTGCAAAAGGACCATTGTGAGCCCAAGAATCcggcctattgacttcagtggcattacaccCAGGAAGTTTGACTTGGTATGTTGAGCATATGTCAATTTAATTAATCTTCACAGGCAGGGGATAAGGGACCATGGCTCACAATATCATGTAGTAATAGTGCATCTTTCCTGTGAAGGAACATTTCAATAAATGGAACTACAACCATTACCAACAATCTGAAAAAGCCTGGGGAACTCGAGTGTTATCTATAACTGGGGGAATTGGGAAATCACACCGGAAGCAAGTTCTGTTTGGTTCCTCCCCAAATTTAGCTCATTTGTCCAGGTCAGTGGGTTCAGTACCGTAAGTGAACAGAGAAATCAACGCTTCAGAAGAGAGTCGTTTTGGAGAtcagagccttttttaaaatcaccagCCAGCAGATTCAGTTATTTTTTGGCTGGGCTGTTGTTCGTAAATATTTTATTGCTCCAGCCAAATTTTGTGTCTCTGCTTTTGTCTCTCAAGTGCTGTGGAAAGGAGGAAAAATCAACTTAGTGTCTCTCTATGATTTATTTGTAGAGGTAAGCCAGGGAAATCAAGCCAATAGGTTCCTGAGCTTGAAGGGCTAGATTTACAAAGGAATTTAGGTCTGGTGATGCTGAGCATCACCACACTcaacatttaggtgcctagaaagtcactgggattcacaaagtctGGTATAGGTGCCTCAGGTCATAGAGACTGAATGAAAAGAGATAGGCACCTCAGAACAGGAATCACAAAAATCAGCACATTAAGTGGCTCCCTGGATAAACTAGCCAATGGGCGATGCCGAGGCAGGGGACGTGTCCTAAACCCGACCCCCTCTCAGGGAATTAGGGTCCTTAATCCAGGCTCCAGGGAGGCGCCttcctctgcttgggattctcaactGCAAATCCTCTCTTGGGGTTTGGCTGTGAGGGCTCCACTGCACTTAAAtcatagcacatgaaaagatgggagttgccttaccaagtggggtgGGGAGTAAGTGCTAATGAGCtgattcaattaaggtggaagtggcctattctcaacagttgacaagaaggggtgaataccaagggagggaaaattacttttgtaacgCTAAGGAGGCCAATgcaatcagggtggcccatttccgacagttgacaagaaggtgtgagtaccaGCAgtgggaaaattactttttgtagtgacccatccacccccagtctttattcatgcctaagttgatggtgtccagtttgcaaatgaattcctgttctgcagtttcacgttggagtctgtttttgaagttttttggctgtaatattgcgacttttaggtctgtaattgcgtgaccagagagattgaagtgttctccgactggtcgcaatattacaacgaaaaaacttcaaaaaaagactccaatgagagactgctgaattggaattaatttgcaaactggacaccattaaattaggcttgaataaagactgggagtggatgtgtcattacacaaagtaaaactatttccccatgtttattttcccccttactgttcctcacatgttcttgtcaactgctggaaatggcccatcttgattaccactacaaaaagttttttttttctctcctgctggtaatagctcaccttaactgatcactctcgttatagtgtgtatggtaacacccattttttcatgttctctgtgtatagaaaatcatccttctgtattttccactgcgtgcatccaatgaagtgagctgtagctcacgaaagcttatgctcaaataaatttgttactctctaaggtgccacaagtactcctgttcttttttcagagagattgaagtgttctcctactgctttttgaatgttacaattcttgatgtctgatttgtgtccatttattcttttgcgtagagactgtctggtctggccaatgaacgtggcagaggggcattgctggcacatgatgacatatatcacattggtagatgtgcaggtgaatgagcccctaacggtgtggctgatgtggttaggtcctatgatggtgttcctcaaatagatatgtggacacagttggcaacaggctttgttgcagagattggttcctgggttagtgtttttgttgtgtggtgtgtagttgctggtatttgcttcaggttcgggggctgtctgtaagctgTCTGGACtatttccaccttaattgaattggcttgttagcactgaccccccccccccacttggtaaggcaattccaatcttttcatgtgctataatatatattctgcttactgtatttttcactccatgcatctgatgaagtgcgttttagcccacgaaagcttatgcccaaataaattggttagtctctaaggtgccacaaggactccttgttatttttgctgatacagactaacacggctaccccctgaaaCTTGTTCATTTTAGTTTTCTCAAGAGGAAGGCAGTCGTCTACAGACTCATGCTCAATGACAATGGCTTCATGGCACACAACAGGCATCCTTCACTGGTTAGGTGAAACCATTGCTATAATATGTGTTATTCCTTCCAAGATTTGCCCTAGTGTAGGATAACATAAAGACCTATACTTAAAGACCTCTCCTACTTAATGCAACATTCCCAGAGAATTTTTAGTGATCTCTGTGAAAATAGCCCTCCCTTTTCTTGCCATAAATAGCAAGGTTAGCAGTTTAGCAGGCATTGCATACTTTATTCCAGTTTGTGGATTTTCATATTTATTCTGAGTCATTTCTTAATCTGGAGCACTGCAATGGGTACATTTTCACACACAAGTTTACAAGTTTATTGGATTAAAGGATAAGCAACAATCGCCTAACTTGAAAATTATTGTTTGACCACAGCTGTTAAGTGAAATCTTACTCTTCTCAGTGATTTAAGGGTATATCATCTTAGCAGAGGAAAGTAAGTGAGTTGTGACCCTATCTGAAATCAAACAATTCGCTCCTTAACATGTACAGTACAGGAGGAGAGACTTTGGAATGGAACAACGGGAGGCTAACACTTTGTAGTAGAAAAGCTATGCACAAATATTGAAAATATACATGGTCCTTTAAAGCTCCCGGTCTAAGTCTCCTCTACactagaatcaggcccatagtattTTGTTTATGAAGATATTCATCTGAGGTTGGTGTGTCTGCTACCAAACCTCTAGCAGATACTTACGTCTATACACAGCGCTTAGCTCCTATCAGTTCTAATGATGTCAGACACATTGTTCAGGCTGCTAATCAAAGAAGGTAAAATCGAATTAATGTAATACAGCGCACGCAATCTGTTGAGATGTGCAATGATCATCAAAaagtttattattaaaaatatatatacaatatatacaaaATACAGTTGCTGTGCTACTTGTGGATTACATGGTTTGGGTTCTGTTTGTTATGTGGTGACTCAGAACAGGACAATTCTGAGTAGCCTCCCCTGACAGACTATGTAAAGCACTGGAAATGTTTCAAAAGTTTTTCCAAGCCAGGTGGGTACAGGATGTTCAGCAGAAATCTTCTCCATTAAGAAGACCCAGAACTGGTAATCTAATATTTTCATAGAATAGGCTGATGGCTGACCAGCCTAGTAAGAGCATAACGTTCCATTATTCATGTAACAACATACATAAGTGTGACAGATAAATAGTTATATTCCAGCCAGGCAGAATTTTAATATCAAATATGCAAGTGCTACAGTCTACACAATGCCTTCTTTTGTGCTGCTTTACATTATGGATCAGGCACAATCGGTGCATAGTCATCATACCTGTTTTGAATTGAGAGCAGGCTGTCATAGGAAGTGTTCTCACTGGAGCTGGGCAAATACTACCAAATGTAACGGTGGAGATTTGTTCgaatataaaatcatgaattcaCTTCAGTGCTCACGACCCGTTTTATTTGTCTATACAAATATGAGAGCCATTTTTGCAAGAAGTTTTGCATTTGTTTAGAAAGCAAAGGCCTCCCAAGTagaacgggggaggggggaatttcaGTGAATAGTAAATTTGCCCCAGAATGCGTGTTGAGGGGcactgaaactattcacaaatgCAAAATTACTTGGCTGAATTTGATAAATAGGTTTGGCTGAAAGGACCctgaaaaaatattcatttttttaaaactaacccttttgacattttgtttcaaaacaacatTTGCAGAATGAAATGACAGTCTAAATATTTTGTTCAATCCAAACAcaatgttttctgttttgttttgattcagtGAGCATTCACTTTCAGTTTGAAACTAAtcaactttttttccccagatttttCGGTTTAGagactgaaccaaaaaatcaattattcacttaACTCTACTCACAAATACTTGTGCAAATGCATTTGCACAGTGCTATACACTAAGGGTGGGATCCACGAAGGGACTTAGGCTTTGTAAAACTGAGCATCATGGTGCCTAACTTTTAGATGCTTagaaaaaatcacaggaacaacgaagctgagttaggtgcctaggctccctgtacaatgaatggagagagacagGCACTTTACAATGGAGCTAAAAGCCACCAGTGCTAGACAGGGAGCCGCCTAAGCTGGGCAATGGGAGACACCGATCAGAGGAGTGTGTGCTAAGCACGTCTCCTCTCTCGGAGACAGACATCTAGCTCTACGCAGCAATTCACAAACAGGAACCCACCCTTTGGGGTCAGGCAGCTTAGGTGGCTAAGGCATTTCTTGCAGGAATGAGTTAGGTACCTgcctccacacaaaatggctggaggaggaggtagTGGTGGTGCCACCCACCTTATAAcctttaacccagtggttagagccctcacctgggatgtgggagacctaggtttaATTCCTCCCTATCTTCCAGAGGGGGGAAAcaatttgaacagggatctcccaCCTCTTAGGAGGGTGCTCTAAGCATGAGATATGGGATATTCTGACGTGGGGCTTctgctgttgaagctgttccactgggataaataatgaaagagtgatcaGAGCAGGGGGACTGACTCCCCGTTCTCCCACACCCCAGAAgcgtgccctaaccaccaggctatggaGTCGTTCTTTCTCTCTAGCCCAAGGACTTTTTCACTGTAGATAAATCATTAAATAGTTATTGGGCTAGAGAGACCAATGGAACCCGATCCAGTAGACATGCTCTGAGGCTGCCTGTCAGATTGGGCCCTGCACATGAGGTAGGCAACTGAATGCCTATCCTCTCCCAGTTTGTGATTCACTCTGGGGCGTAGGTGAGGAATAGACATCCAGATTCCAGACACCTAAGGTGAGGCAATGGTGTTTGTGCTCAGAGGCAGTAACATAGGCACCTAAGGAACTTCTACCCTGAAAACTTTGGTGCCAAGCAACTTTAACACCTTCAGGGCttggcaggagttttgtggatcagaATGGAGCAAAAACTGGGATTTTGGCACCTAACCctgagacttaggtgcctaagtccggGGTTTAGGCACTTAAGTACCTTTTGGATCCCACTATAAGTGTTCGAGGCCATCTCAAAATCTCTTTAAGTTCTTTTTTCCTGTCTCTAAGATACCCAGGGAAGTAGCGGAAGGTAGCCCATGTGACTTGAGTCACTTAACATCATGAAAAAGTAGTAATGAGGAGCTGAAGACATTGATGAAGCAAATAGTTCATAAACAACCCATAAGCTGAAATTTCTTCATATTTGTTCATGGGTTGTACAGTTTCAAATCCTtaacacattttcaaaatcaaagtCTACTCAAAGCTAATTAATGAGCAGGAGAAAAGAGGGCTAACTTTCTACTATTATTTGGTACAAGTAGATTAACAGAGTTTAAGGACAGACTGGActattataatcatctagtctgacctcctgtgtaatacAGGCCACAGCATTGCACCCAGTGATATCTGCATCTAGCCTAGTGACTTGTAGTTCAGCTAGAGCATATCCTTTAGggtttgcacagctctaattcTGGTCAAGTGCAAGTGAGCTAACATTTTTCTtggcataaaatcatagaaatgtagggctggaagggaactcgAAAATGATTTACCTTAATGGCAGAACCCAGTGCTTCCCAGACCTAGGCCTAGCCTGCATACATGACACACCCAAAGCTCACACTCAGGTAAACAGGCACTTATCTATGTACCAGGTTTGCCAGATCAGGGCCTCTGGAGTTCACTACTGCCACTGGCAAAAGCACACCTGGGGCTGAAAGGAAACTCATTTctaaattgacaggtttcagaggaacagccgtgttagtctgtattcgcaaaaagaaaaggaggacttgtggcaccttagagactaaccaatttatttgagcatgagctttcgtgagctacagctcacgaaagctcatgctcaaataaattggttagtctctaaggtgccacaagtcctccttttctcatttcTAAATTGTATCGGACAGCTGTTCTTTGTGCAGAAGTATGTTTCCCATTCACCACTGGTTTCTGCCAATTCCCTGTCTAGCTAAAGTGAGTCAATCTGTAAGCTTTGCTTTTGCTATATGTAAATGAATATTCCAAGCATATCCTAACTACCACACCCTCTGACTGCACCACAAAGAAATCAGCAATTGTTCAAATTACATTCCTTTATTAATAGAGTGGTTTAATAGACCGAAACTGAAATGGATCAAAGGAATGTTTGTCCATTAAAGTGGGCAGAAACAGTAAATATTGGCTACAGATGTCATCAAGATTTCatttaacaaaaattaaatatggCCCATGGCAAAACAAGCAACCTTCAGAAATGTATTGTTAGGCTGCTAGTAGAAATGATTTACACTTTATGAAAACAAAAAGTCTTGGCAAAGCCAGTTTTAACTCAGTTAATTACTGTTTTGATTCAGTGTTAACTGCCCTCAGCTCTCTCCCTAGATATTATATACAAGCCTGCCATTAACatggtaaaaaaacaaatgaGTGTTCAAGAAACTAATGGTCCCTAATGGAGCTGAGAAAACCCTTTTAACAAAGCCCAGCGGGCTATTAGTGTACaagtcattttctctctctcaggatAAAAGAATGTGTTTACCagctataggtttcagagtagcagccgtgttagtctgtatccgcaaaaacaacaggaggacttgtggcaccttagagactaaccaatttatttgagcataagctttcgtgagctacagcccacttcatcggctcTCCTCTGGGATATAAGAAGTTCTGCTTTAGCAGACGGCACTAGTGGATTCTACTGTGGCATTCAAGCGGACAACCAGTtcaaaatctccccactgtactttccactgcatacatccaatgaagtgagctgtagctcaggaaagcttatgctcaaataaattggttagtctctaaggtgccacaagtactcctgttctttttaccagCTATAGTATGTCTGCATTGATTGAACCACACTTCTCTCACATTAACTTAGTTAAGACCACGTAAAGAGAATAAAGCACTGgtttgaaaataaacattttaaaggagCCTGTTTCCTTCTGGAAGCACTTGTGTGCTAGCTTTGAGATCCCACTGTTACAATTAAACCATGGCAAATACCTATGTGAAGAAATCTTCTCATGGTATCAAAGGCCACTTACCAAATGAAAAGTAGTATGTCTGATCTGACAGTTGGTACAAGGCAGATTCTCAAAATAAATCCAACTCTGTTAAATCATTATGATAAACAAAGAAATCCCACCTAATTAAAACAAATACTCAATTAACAACTTGACTTGACAAAAGGACAGGTTTACTCTATACCAAGGTACTTGCTTAAGAGGTCTCTGATGCATTTTCTTAAGAGCCATACAGTATATAATGTAtgcttttgtttcagtttgtaaATAGGCATTACTAATGTTAGAGTTTGCTCATACAATCAAACATTGCTTTGCTGTAACAACATTGTTCTcagtcctctctctctttcatcttcCTGTCTGTATCTCTCTTCTAGTTTCTGTTTTTCAGAGTCCATGCTATAAAAAGTAGTGTCTACACTTCTTCTGATTTGCTCAAACTGACTAAAATCAGCAACATATTTAccattttgagagagagaaaccacAGGTACAAACTCATAACCCCAGTGGATCTCCTCTGGGATATAAGAAGTTCTGCTTTGGCAGACGGCACTAGTGGATTCTACTGTGGCATTCAAGAGGACAACCAGTTCAAAATCCTTTTCTTTTAGGTTTTGGGGTGTGAGATCTCTTAAAGGGCTACTTTCATCCAATATATGATAAAAGGTTAAAGGTAAAATGAGAAAAGGACTTTCTGAAGAGGAGTCAACATGGAATTTGACACTGGCTTGGTTGAGCAGGATTCTCTCCCCTTCTTTGGTTTCATAGGTTTGAAGAAGCTTCCCAGACAGCTGACACTGAATCAGAAGGCTCTTCCTCATATTTGCCACTCTGATCACAAGGCAAAGCTCTCCATTGTGTTTGGTAATTACAGCACAATGACTGAACTTAATAGTCTCAGCCCGTTTTTTGGGTCTTGCAATTTTGGCCAAGAAGGTACCAGTGATAAAGATCTCAATCAAAGTTGTGATGACCAGCTGAGCAACCAGGAGGAATATGGCATGAGGGCACTCCTCTGTGATGAAACGGAAGCCATAACCAATAGTTGTCTGTGACTCCAAAGAAAAGAGAAATGCCCCCGTTAGTGAGTTTACTTCCTTGACACAAGGCATATGTTTGGGGGGGAAAGGATCCCTTTCTAAATCTCCATGAAGAAATGCAATGGCATAATAGATAACTCCAAAGAGGAACCAGGTCATCACAAAAGTAGCAGCAAACAGGGTAAGTTTGTATCTCCACTTCATGTCTATAACCGTTGTCCACAAATCTTGAAGGTAAAGCAGGTATATACCATCTACTTTGTCAATTCTCACATTGCTGTGACCATTTTTGGACATCACTCGGGGTCTGTGTGTCTTGAGGTCAGCATTGATGATACTGTTAATGAGTGGGGCACTCGATGTATTGATTTGAGTGGTGCCCATTTTCAGTTCCTCAGTTctaagaagagaaaaaaagaatttaGTTATTTAACAAAGTCAAAGTACACGAGCCTTAAAAATCATGTGAAACACAGAAGGACAGAAGGTACACAATCATGACCGCATTACAGATGTATAGTAAAGGAATGCCCCTGGAACAAAAAGCTACCATCATATAGTGTCTGATATTAAAGctagttgactttttttttttttaaagtaatacctTGACTGTAGTGACTGCCATATAAGGAGAAATGGACTATCTTTTGGTAGCTTGGAAAAGAAATTTGACCAAGCTAAAATCCTATGTTAggactgtattttttaaaaaggcatgagGTAAAATTCTTCTCATATATTGTCGAGAAAGCAGGAGAGACTTGTTTTGACTACTACATTTATTCCCACTCATGCACTCAGGAGAGGGATTtcattaaaattaaacacattttgATGCTTGATTTAGAATGCCGGACTACCTTTGTCTCGCAAAACAACACAGTCAAAATAAGCAAATCAAATTTTGTTCATGGCTAATTAACTTCCATAAGTGATTTAATCAATCATTTCTAGCTCTTCCCTAAACATAGAACTAAGCTACAGGGAAACAGCATAGTCCTGTGAACACATAAAGGAGAGTTTTGGAAAGAAATATTTGCACCTGAAAACTCTTCAAGGCTCTTTGTAACATATAGCACTCCAATTTCAAACAGTCAGTGGAAAACAGGAGGCAATTCACAAATTCAGCATTCTAGCATTAGGCCCTGACCTGTGTAAACACAGGACTCAATGGAGCACAAGACTCAAAAGGTTTGTTTACTGTGAACCAAGTTCAGTGCAGATGGAGATTAAGTGGGAGTACATTCAGGACAGAACAAAGCCCACAGAGTGCAGGAGAAGGTTGCCTGTGCCAGTTTGATGAGGCAAATAAAGAAACACTGCTTCCAGGACAAGACAGTGGTTGCGTAGTGCAAGGACAGGGGATGTTACAGTGGTAGTTTCCAATAACAAAACTTCCTGCTCTAAAAAAAGCCCCCATGCATCCTTTGTGCTTTTGGCAGTTCGTACAACAAACATCGGTTTGTTCCATTGTTTTGCTTAAAAAGAAGCTTTAATAAGTGTTTCTTTTTTATGAACCACAGGAAAAAAAGTTCTCCCTTGTAACTACTTAAAAGAAACTTGCAGGAAACTCAAGACCtatttgtgggggggaggggtgcctgcCCCGGACAACAACATAATTGTTCAGTGTTGTAACTTTCCTGTTATGTCAATAAAAGAGAGTTTTGTTTACTAAATACACTGATAACCACATTACAGGTTTTTCAGGGGGAAAGTAATTgcaattttatttgtattgtcacACTGTAATTCATTCAGATTTTGTATTAATCGTTAAAGCTCATTTTAGGCTCAGTTCTAAATTATGATGATCCCAGCAGGAGACCTTTTATGGGACAATCAAACCACCACACAGACTGGGCAGCATGTCCagataaacagaaaaaaagaagaaaaaaaaatatcaagtgatCTTAAAAAGAACTACAGGAGGAAgcagaaaaagcaaaacaaaacacagcagcaTATGAGCAACTGCTATTTAGACAAGCCCAGAACTCAAATGGTGCTGCCAGAGAAAATACAGCTTATGTAAGTATATGCAACATGCAATGCAAAACTCATGAGGAAAAAATTCATGCCATACAGTCAAGAAGCTCCATTGCCCTCATCAAGCATTACCATGATAAGATATTGATATAAAAAGTGCCTAAAATCTGTCCTGGTATCAATCCTATCTCCTCTAATGCTCACTTCTCCGTAGTCTCTGCTTCCATTCACGAGAAGTGATGGGTTACAATCAGTTCTCTGCCACAAGTAGCTTTAATCTTCTAAAGGCCAAATTGTACCTGGACTTTGAGGCCATGCAGCAGAGTAAGGGCCAGCCCACTCCCCTGTGCAGCCCACCAGCATTGCTGCTTTGTgtgcagggggcagagcaggctCCCCAGAGCTGCTACCTCCTCCCAGTTGTGCAGTTGTGTGAGGCATGGGTGGAGAGAGCCAAGGACCTGCTCTCTCCCCTCAGTGCACCAGTCAGTGGAGTTGAGCTGTGGGGGGATGGCAAATGATGGGCCTgtgaggtgggaaggtcccagagcttgggcatCTACAccgtaattaaacagcccctttgcctAAGCCCCGGGAGcccagtgtaaacataccctaatgGGCTATAGCAAAACAGTCTCCTCCAAGACAGCAGGGAGGAGCCAGGGAAGAAACTGTGATTCTAAGGCGTGATTCTTTCTCAGGGTTGCTCGGAGCAGGGAACAGTTACAACTTGTGCTGCCTCTTCCGAAGACATCAGATTTCAGTTCAGCTGTAAGTGACCTACAGAATGTTCCAAGTAACCTCCCATTCACCCTTTCACTCAAGCGACCTGACGCTCTGTTCCTGACATCCCCAGCCTTTTCTCCACTTCTGTGGTGGGGACTTACTGATCTGTAGGTTGCTGGATCTCCCTTAGCTTATATACGCATGATAATAGCTTCATTCTGGTCTTTGCTAGGCTcctctcttgattttttttctatattaTCTCAAGGCTCTCAGCTCTTCAGATACTTCCTTTGGTATTCTGGAATGGATCCCATCTGATCCTGGACTTTTTTCTGACTTCCTGCATTTTCCCTGTTACATCATCTATTCCTGCACAAGTTTGAATTCCTTTATTATATTTATTCCTCTCATGGGAAATTCATGTTGGTTTTTTCTTACTGTAAAAGTACTTTGCTTGGTGTCATCCTTGCTGCATGACAGAGGCATTGCAATACTGTACAAGACCAGCAGCCCATCTAATCCAGTGtcagattcttcagaggaatGAACCCTTTAGTAACtagttatgggataacctgcaCCCAAGGTAAATTTTCTCCAAACCcaaatagttagagattggcttataCCCTGAAGCTTGAGGGGTTTTATCCCTTCCAAAGCTCCTGGTTTTAAAAATGGTTTCTATTTTAACAGGATAGTCTTGTTACTCACATAAATATCTAATCCCTTTTTGAACCTGCTAAACTCCTGGCCTCTGTGATATCtcgtggcaatgagttccacaggctcaCAGTGAGCTGTCTGGATAAGcatttcatttttgtatttgccACTTTCCAAtgtcattgaatgtccccttgttcttgtggaGATTAGAGAGAAAGATTGAACAGAAGA is a genomic window of Lepidochelys kempii isolate rLepKem1 chromosome 1, rLepKem1.hap2, whole genome shotgun sequence containing:
- the KCNJ15 gene encoding ATP-sensitive inward rectifier potassium channel 15 → MGTTQINTSSAPLINSIINADLKTHRPRVMSKNGHSNVRIDKVDGIYLLYLQDLWTTVIDMKWRYKLTLFAATFVMTWFLFGVIYYAIAFLHGDLERDPFPPKHMPCVKEVNSLTGAFLFSLESQTTIGYGFRFITEECPHAIFLLVAQLVITTLIEIFITGTFLAKIARPKKRAETIKFSHCAVITKHNGELCLVIRVANMRKSLLIQCQLSGKLLQTYETKEGERILLNQASVKFHVDSSSESPFLILPLTFYHILDESSPLRDLTPQNLKEKDFELVVLLNATVESTSAVCQSRTSYIPEEIHWGYEFVPVVSLSQNGKYVADFSQFEQIRRSVDTTFYSMDSEKQKLEERYRQEDERERGLRTMLLQQSNV